One part of the Calditrichota bacterium genome encodes these proteins:
- a CDS encoding P1 family peptidase, translating into MEGVDALAHATAQQDRPRARDAGVCIGVLPTGKWNAITDVEGVKVGHYTLVEGDSVRTGVTVILPHGGNLFQERVPAAVCVGNGFGKLTGSTQVEELGELETPIALVNTLSVPVAATALIDYTLRIPGNEDVRSVNPVVGETNDGWLNDIVGRRLRVEEVLRALELAQSGPVEEGSVGAGTGTVCFGFKGGIGTSSRVLPKSRGGYTVGVLVQTNFDGILQINGAPVGRELGRFPMAEELQGREQGSCMIVVATDAPLLSRNLKRLAKRALFGLARTGGYCSNGSGDYVIAFSTNPAVRIRRKPEGGLHQFRELPNSALSPLFLAVVEATEEAILNSLFRATTVRGKDGHQAEALPVDRILEICKKYRALNWTTELPVGRRQ; encoded by the coding sequence ATGGAAGGAGTCGACGCGCTGGCGCACGCCACTGCCCAGCAAGACCGGCCTCGCGCGCGAGACGCGGGCGTGTGCATCGGGGTCTTGCCGACGGGCAAGTGGAATGCCATCACCGACGTGGAGGGCGTGAAGGTAGGCCACTACACGCTCGTCGAAGGGGACAGCGTGCGCACCGGCGTCACTGTCATTTTGCCCCATGGGGGCAACCTCTTCCAGGAGCGCGTGCCCGCGGCGGTCTGTGTGGGCAATGGCTTTGGCAAGCTGACCGGTTCCACTCAGGTGGAAGAACTGGGCGAGTTGGAGACGCCCATTGCTTTGGTCAACACGCTGAGTGTGCCGGTGGCAGCAACAGCGCTCATTGACTACACGCTGCGCATCCCTGGAAACGAGGACGTACGCTCGGTGAACCCAGTGGTGGGAGAGACCAACGACGGGTGGTTGAACGACATCGTCGGGCGACGGCTTCGCGTGGAGGAGGTACTCAGAGCCTTGGAGCTGGCGCAGTCGGGGCCGGTGGAAGAAGGCAGTGTGGGCGCGGGCACCGGCACGGTCTGTTTCGGGTTCAAGGGGGGGATCGGTACCTCGTCGCGCGTGCTGCCCAAGAGCCGCGGCGGCTACACGGTGGGAGTGCTGGTGCAGACCAATTTCGACGGCATCTTACAAATCAACGGCGCCCCGGTGGGCAGAGAGTTGGGGCGGTTTCCCATGGCAGAAGAGCTGCAGGGGCGGGAACAAGGCTCCTGCATGATCGTTGTCGCCACAGATGCCCCGCTGCTCAGCCGTAACCTGAAGCGCTTGGCCAAACGCGCGCTGTTCGGGCTTGCTCGAACAGGCGGCTACTGCTCCAATGGCAGCGGCGACTATGTCATTGCCTTCTCCACCAATCCCGCGGTCCGCATTCGCCGCAAACCTGAGGGCGGTCTCCACCAGTTCCGCGAGTTGCCCAACAGCGCCCTCTCTCCCCTCTTCTTGGCAGTGGTCGAAGCCACCGAAGAAGCGATCCTCAACTCCCTCTTCCGCGCGACGACGGTCCGCGGAAAGGATGGCCACCAGGCTGAGGCCTTGCCCGTGGACAGGATTCTGGAGATCTGCAAGAAATACCGTGCACTCAACTGGACCACAGAACTGCCAGTTGGAAGGCGACAGTAG